A region of uncultured Desulfobacter sp. DNA encodes the following proteins:
- the tolB gene encoding Tol-Pal system beta propeller repeat protein TolB: MKHSQYFHTLFKTVRAWAIIALVSVPSLAKGYDYISISNPFMNKTPVAVTSFKAFSGHETEVAAGVQAEQILKSGLDFTGYLKIMDPKAFLSNPSKSGIQLGQINFKDWTGIGAELLVTGGVEERAGQVKLQLRLMDTFNTKLLVGKVYSGPASQIREMVLRFCAEVAKVLTGNYGVFGSKIAFVSTVNGNKEIYSCDFDGFNPRQMTNHKSISLSPAWSSDGQWLAYVSYVKGKPDIYIKNFKENLGAIVNYKGINICPDWMPGKLTLAATLSRSGNQEIYLLTRKGEIIKRVTNSWGANVSPKFSPDGRKIAFTSSRTGNPQIYIQSLDSEEAQRVTFIGKYNTSPAWSPDGKKIAYVGIENDKINILVISVDPYIGTPVQLTADQGDNEDPSWSPDSSLIVFKSTRNGGRAHLFVMTAAGTDQRQLLSMAGVQSEPDWSGDTGDSN, from the coding sequence ATGAAACATAGCCAATATTTCCATACACTGTTCAAGACAGTGCGTGCATGGGCTATTATTGCTCTTGTGTCTGTCCCTTCCCTGGCAAAAGGTTATGACTATATCAGCATTTCAAATCCTTTTATGAATAAAACCCCTGTGGCAGTAACTTCGTTCAAGGCTTTCAGCGGCCATGAGACTGAGGTGGCCGCAGGTGTTCAGGCAGAACAGATCCTGAAATCTGGGCTTGATTTCACGGGATATCTGAAAATTATGGACCCCAAAGCCTTTTTATCTAATCCTTCAAAATCCGGTATTCAACTGGGCCAGATTAATTTCAAGGACTGGACAGGAATCGGGGCTGAACTTCTTGTCACAGGCGGAGTAGAAGAACGTGCCGGCCAGGTCAAGCTTCAGCTTCGCCTCATGGATACCTTTAATACAAAGCTTTTGGTGGGAAAAGTATATAGTGGGCCGGCCTCCCAGATTCGGGAAATGGTTCTCAGGTTTTGTGCTGAAGTGGCTAAAGTTCTGACCGGAAATTACGGGGTTTTCGGATCAAAAATAGCTTTTGTTTCCACTGTCAACGGAAATAAAGAGATCTATTCCTGCGATTTTGACGGATTTAATCCCAGGCAGATGACCAACCACAAAAGTATTTCATTGTCCCCGGCCTGGTCCAGTGACGGCCAGTGGCTGGCCTATGTCTCCTACGTCAAGGGAAAGCCTGATATCTACATAAAAAATTTTAAAGAGAATCTGGGTGCCATCGTTAATTATAAGGGAATTAATATCTGTCCGGACTGGATGCCCGGAAAGCTCACCCTTGCGGCAACGCTCAGTCGTTCAGGAAATCAGGAAATATATTTGTTGACCCGCAAAGGAGAAATTATTAAAAGAGTTACAAACAGCTGGGGAGCCAATGTGTCGCCTAAATTTTCCCCGGATGGCAGAAAGATCGCCTTTACCTCATCCCGGACCGGTAATCCCCAGATATATATTCAAAGTCTGGATTCGGAAGAGGCCCAGCGCGTTACTTTTATCGGAAAATATAATACCAGCCCAGCATGGTCACCGGACGGAAAAAAGATTGCTTACGTGGGGATTGAAAATGATAAAATCAACATTTTAGTGATATCTGTTGATCCCTATATTGGTACGCCGGTCCAGTTGACTGCAGACCAGGGAGATAACGAAGATCCCAGCTGGTCACCTGACAGCAGTCTGATTGTATTTAAATCCACAAGGAATGGGGGACGGGCTCATTTGTTCGTCATGACCGCAGCCGGTACGGATCAGCGACAGCTACTTTCCATGGCCGGAGTACAGAGTGAACCAGACTGGTCCGGTGATACAGGGGATAGTAACTGA